A genomic stretch from Kribbella amoyensis includes:
- a CDS encoding DUF4352 domain-containing protein, giving the protein MTQQYTQFQPHPQFQPPKKKHTARNIFLALTATFVLFTGGCAAIVLSAGDALDDATKQTSGTTGSAHAPSAPASSAAKPPATTESNAADESTVAKIGATEWFRYDDGLQVQVTKLTRFSKGVIATVTIKNGTKQTVDVDLTRVRATGGPNGEEAKQVFDMDQNLGLGFTGTIPPGRTKTARYGFEISKAQQSQVGIEVEPGFLDYESSHFEGGIK; this is encoded by the coding sequence ATGACCCAGCAGTACACGCAGTTCCAGCCGCACCCGCAGTTCCAGCCGCCCAAGAAGAAGCACACCGCCCGCAACATCTTCCTGGCCCTCACAGCAACCTTCGTCCTCTTCACCGGCGGCTGCGCAGCCATCGTCCTCAGCGCCGGCGACGCCCTCGACGACGCCACCAAGCAGACCAGCGGAACGACTGGGTCCGCGCACGCCCCGAGCGCTCCGGCGAGCAGCGCCGCCAAGCCGCCGGCGACGACCGAGAGCAACGCGGCCGATGAGAGCACCGTCGCGAAGATCGGCGCGACCGAGTGGTTCCGCTACGACGACGGCCTCCAGGTCCAGGTGACCAAGCTGACTCGTTTCAGCAAGGGCGTGATCGCGACCGTCACCATCAAGAACGGCACCAAGCAGACGGTCGACGTCGACCTCACCAGGGTGCGCGCGACCGGCGGACCGAACGGCGAGGAGGCCAAGCAGGTCTTCGACATGGATCAGAACCTCGGCCTCGGATTCACCGGCACCATCCCGCCAGGCCGCACCAAGACCGCGCGGTACGGCTTCGAAATCAGCAAGGCGCAGCAGAGCCAGGTCGGCATCGAGGTCGAGCCCGGCTTCCTCGACTACGAGTCCTCGCACTTCGAGGGCGGTATCAAGTAG
- a CDS encoding siderophore-interacting protein: MTAVVMGTVVAVRSLSPSFVTVSLAGCSGLETGGYDQRIKILLARPGQDEPVLPPADNWYGAYREMPDDVRPVMRTFTIRAQQGEVIDVEFALHGDTGPASAWARSAKPGSKLGIVGPEPSDEPKALQYRPDGPDWQLLVADETALPALTSIVENLPAGTDARVVVQVREPGDIREFGTAAELDVVWVVADDLAEAVRKVELPAGTPYAWVAGEAGVVREIRRYLTKELGWESAPHYFGGYWKTGQSEG; encoded by the coding sequence GTGACCGCGGTGGTGATGGGGACCGTGGTCGCCGTCCGGTCCCTGAGTCCGTCGTTCGTGACGGTGAGCCTGGCCGGCTGCTCCGGCCTGGAGACCGGTGGGTACGACCAGCGGATCAAGATCCTGCTGGCGCGCCCGGGCCAGGACGAGCCGGTGCTGCCGCCCGCGGACAACTGGTACGGCGCGTACCGGGAGATGCCCGACGACGTCCGGCCGGTGATGCGGACCTTCACGATCCGCGCCCAGCAGGGCGAGGTGATCGACGTCGAGTTCGCCCTGCACGGCGACACCGGGCCGGCGTCCGCGTGGGCACGATCCGCCAAGCCAGGCAGCAAACTCGGCATCGTCGGACCCGAGCCGAGCGACGAGCCGAAGGCCCTGCAGTACCGTCCGGACGGGCCCGACTGGCAGCTGCTCGTCGCCGACGAGACCGCGCTGCCCGCGCTGACCTCGATCGTCGAGAACCTGCCCGCGGGGACCGACGCCCGCGTCGTGGTCCAGGTCCGCGAGCCCGGCGACATCCGCGAGTTCGGTACCGCGGCCGAGCTGGACGTGGTCTGGGTGGTCGCCGATGACCTCGCCGAGGCGGTCCGCAAGGTGGAGCTCCCCGCCGGTACGCCGTACGCGTGGGTGGCCGGCGAGGCCGGGGTGGTGCGCGAGATCCGCCGGTACCTCACCAAGGAGCTCGGCTGGGAGAGCGCGCCGCACTACTTCGGCGGCTACTGGAAGACCGGCCAGTCCGAAGGCTGA
- a CDS encoding response regulator transcription factor: protein MSIRLLIADDQALVRGALAALLDLEPDLEVVAEVGRGDEVIEAARSAKPDVALLDVEMPGLDGIEAAAALRSSVPGVRVLMVTTFGRPGYLRRAMEAGAAGFVVKDTPAAQLADAVRRVQQGLRVVDPSLAAETLVAGISPLTARESDVLRAAREGGTVADIAKELHLSEGTVRNHLSAAIGKTGARTRAEAARIALDNGWL, encoded by the coding sequence GTGAGTATCCGACTGCTGATCGCGGACGACCAGGCGCTGGTCCGCGGGGCCCTGGCCGCGTTGCTCGACCTGGAACCCGACCTCGAGGTGGTCGCCGAGGTCGGCCGCGGTGACGAGGTGATCGAGGCCGCGCGGTCCGCGAAACCGGATGTGGCCCTGCTCGACGTGGAGATGCCCGGCCTGGACGGGATCGAGGCGGCCGCCGCGTTGCGGTCCTCGGTTCCGGGAGTGCGGGTGCTGATGGTGACGACCTTCGGCCGACCCGGCTACCTGCGTCGCGCGATGGAGGCGGGGGCCGCCGGCTTCGTCGTGAAGGACACCCCGGCCGCGCAGCTGGCCGACGCCGTCCGCCGGGTGCAGCAGGGATTGCGGGTCGTCGATCCGTCGTTGGCGGCCGAGACGCTGGTGGCCGGGATCAGCCCGCTGACCGCGCGCGAGTCCGACGTCCTCCGTGCCGCTCGCGAAGGCGGGACCGTCGCCGACATCGCGAAGGAACTGCACCTGTCGGAGGGGACCGTCCGCAACCACCTCTCGGCGGCGATCGGCAAGACCGGCGCCCGGACCCGCGCGGAAGCGGCCCGGATCGCGCTGGACAACGGCTGGCTCTGA
- a CDS encoding sensor histidine kinase produces the protein MKSTPTLLDALAERGQQRPRPWGWLAAGIWLFYLASPLQEMAKHSEGLTRIVGIAALLLFAAGYMGFFVWIRQVGLRAGELALWQRLAYLAVLLALALVMVPAADQTALTTLVYISAVGMMALPLPVAVGVTLSLLGGAELAMRVVPGWTDDGSYGFAIFLGALAVFGMRRAIQRSIELSVARQDFAELVVQEERNRFARDLHDILGHSLTVITVKAELAGRLIQANPERAATEVADVEQLARAALADVRAAVAGYRELSLAGELVAARAALEAAGIRADLPTTVDEVPEENRELFAWVVREGVTNVVRHSGAKKATVKVGARQIEVLDDGKGPVSGSGANGHGLIGLRERADQVGASLHVGKSPEDGFRLAVRVGP, from the coding sequence GTGAAGAGCACGCCGACTCTGCTGGACGCTCTGGCGGAGAGAGGTCAGCAGCGGCCGCGTCCGTGGGGTTGGCTCGCGGCCGGGATCTGGTTGTTCTACCTCGCCAGTCCGCTGCAGGAGATGGCCAAGCACAGCGAGGGCCTGACCCGGATCGTCGGGATCGCCGCGTTGCTGCTGTTCGCGGCCGGGTACATGGGCTTCTTCGTCTGGATCCGGCAGGTCGGGCTGCGGGCCGGCGAGCTGGCGTTGTGGCAGCGGCTCGCGTACCTCGCGGTGCTGCTCGCGTTGGCGCTCGTGATGGTGCCGGCGGCCGATCAGACGGCCCTCACCACGCTCGTCTACATCAGCGCCGTCGGCATGATGGCGCTCCCGCTGCCGGTGGCGGTCGGGGTCACGCTGAGTCTGCTGGGCGGCGCCGAACTCGCGATGCGGGTGGTCCCGGGCTGGACCGACGACGGCAGCTACGGGTTCGCGATCTTCCTCGGCGCACTGGCCGTGTTCGGGATGCGGCGCGCGATCCAGCGCAGTATCGAGCTGTCGGTGGCCCGGCAGGACTTCGCCGAGCTGGTCGTGCAGGAGGAGCGGAACCGGTTCGCCCGCGACCTGCACGACATCCTCGGCCACTCACTGACCGTCATCACGGTGAAGGCCGAGCTGGCCGGCCGGCTGATCCAGGCGAACCCGGAGCGCGCCGCGACCGAGGTGGCCGACGTGGAACAGCTCGCCCGCGCGGCCCTGGCCGACGTCCGGGCGGCGGTCGCGGGGTACCGGGAACTGAGCCTGGCCGGCGAGCTGGTGGCGGCCCGGGCCGCGTTGGAGGCGGCCGGGATCCGGGCGGACCTGCCGACCACCGTGGACGAGGTCCCGGAGGAGAACCGCGAGTTGTTCGCCTGGGTCGTCCGGGAAGGGGTGACGAACGTGGTGCGGCACTCCGGCGCGAAGAAGGCGACCGTCAAGGTAGGGGCGCGACAGATCGAGGTCCTTGACGACGGCAAGGGACCGGTCTCGGGTAGCGGCGCAAACGGGCACGGGCTGATCGGATTGCGGGAACGCGCCGACCAGGTGGGCGCGAGCTTGCACGTCGGCAAGTCGCCGGAGGACGGGTTCCGGCTGGCTGTCAGGGTGGGACCGTGA
- a CDS encoding ABC transporter ATP-binding protein → MTTTTAVTLNGVTKRYGEVQAVAGVDLTIRSGEVVALLGPNGAGKSTTLEMLLGLVRPDQGTVQVYGASPTDAIAAGQVGVMLQSGGIIEDAKVGELLNLVGGLHHDPLPVSDALQCAGIEDLANRKMKGLSGGQKQRVRFAMAIIPQPDLIVLDEPTTGMDVESRRDFWASMHAETARGRTVLFATHYLEEADSYADRVVLMRHGRIVADGTAAQIKAGVSGRTIRATVPGADLATLASLPGVRTVETRGDVVLLQCADSDDTLRYLLTSTPAHDIEVTSADLEDAVLALSTEALSAEEETLT, encoded by the coding sequence ATGACGACAACGACTGCGGTCACCCTGAACGGAGTGACCAAGAGGTACGGCGAGGTACAGGCCGTGGCTGGGGTGGACCTCACGATCCGGTCGGGTGAAGTCGTGGCGCTGCTGGGGCCGAACGGTGCCGGGAAGTCGACCACGCTCGAGATGCTGCTCGGCCTGGTCCGGCCCGACCAGGGCACGGTCCAGGTGTACGGCGCGTCGCCGACGGACGCGATCGCGGCCGGGCAGGTCGGGGTGATGCTGCAGAGCGGTGGGATCATCGAGGACGCCAAGGTGGGCGAGCTGCTCAACCTGGTCGGCGGGCTGCACCACGACCCGCTGCCGGTGAGCGATGCTTTGCAGTGCGCCGGGATCGAGGATCTCGCGAACCGCAAGATGAAGGGGCTGTCCGGCGGGCAGAAGCAGCGGGTCAGGTTCGCGATGGCGATCATCCCGCAGCCCGACCTGATCGTGCTGGACGAGCCGACCACGGGGATGGACGTGGAGTCGCGCCGGGACTTCTGGGCGTCGATGCATGCCGAGACCGCGCGCGGCCGGACGGTGCTGTTCGCGACCCACTACCTGGAGGAGGCCGACTCGTACGCCGACCGGGTGGTGCTGATGCGGCACGGCCGGATCGTTGCCGACGGCACCGCCGCGCAGATCAAGGCGGGCGTGTCCGGCCGGACGATCCGGGCCACCGTCCCCGGGGCCGACCTCGCCACGCTCGCGTCATTGCCCGGCGTACGGACCGTGGAGACCAGGGGCGACGTGGTCCTGCTGCAGTGCGCGGACTCGGACGACACCCTGCGGTACCTGCTGACCAGCACTCCCGCCCACGACATCGAGGTGACCTCGGCCGACCTCGAGGACGCCGTCCTGGCGCTCAGCACCGAAGCCCTCAGCGCCGAAGAGGAGACGCTCACATGA
- a CDS encoding aldo/keto reductase: MASLDTYRLLGRSGLRVSPLSLGTMTFGSDWGWGADKDEAGRIFDTYLDRGGNFVDTANQYTNGTSEEFVGQFACGRRDELVIATKYTMTSRPKDPNSGGNHRKSMVGSVEASLRRLQTDYLDLLYLHAWDFTTPVEEILRAMDDLVSAGKVLYVGISDAPAWQIARMQAIADLRGWSPLIALQIEYSLVERTVERELIPMARELGLGVLPWSPLASGVLAGKYTTADLDHGGGEASAAGTRKNVAAANGSLTARALSIADVVKKVAERNGKTPSQVAIAWTLRNPAVTSPILGVRTLGQLEDNLGALDVEFGEQDVAELEEASRIELGFPHDFLNQPLTQSVTRGDVRLERVPVPR, encoded by the coding sequence GTGGCATCACTGGACACCTACCGCCTGCTCGGCCGGTCCGGGCTGCGGGTCTCACCGCTCTCGCTGGGCACGATGACCTTCGGGTCCGACTGGGGCTGGGGTGCGGACAAGGACGAGGCCGGGCGGATCTTCGACACCTACCTGGACCGGGGCGGGAACTTCGTCGACACCGCGAACCAGTACACGAACGGGACGTCGGAGGAGTTCGTCGGGCAGTTCGCTTGCGGCCGGCGCGACGAGCTGGTGATCGCGACGAAGTACACGATGACCAGCCGGCCGAAGGACCCGAACTCGGGCGGCAACCACCGCAAGAGCATGGTCGGTTCGGTCGAGGCCAGCCTGCGCCGGCTGCAGACCGACTACCTCGATCTGCTCTACCTGCACGCCTGGGACTTCACCACGCCGGTCGAGGAGATCCTCCGCGCGATGGACGACCTGGTCTCCGCCGGGAAGGTCCTGTACGTCGGGATCTCGGACGCGCCGGCCTGGCAGATCGCGCGGATGCAGGCGATCGCCGACCTGCGCGGCTGGTCCCCGCTGATCGCGCTGCAGATCGAGTACAGCCTGGTCGAACGGACCGTCGAGCGCGAGCTGATCCCGATGGCCCGTGAACTCGGTCTCGGCGTGCTGCCGTGGTCGCCGCTGGCGTCCGGCGTGCTGGCCGGGAAGTACACGACGGCCGACCTGGACCACGGCGGCGGCGAGGCGTCCGCGGCGGGCACCCGGAAGAACGTTGCCGCAGCCAACGGTTCGCTGACCGCGCGGGCCCTGTCGATCGCCGACGTCGTGAAGAAGGTTGCTGAGCGCAACGGAAAGACGCCGTCCCAGGTGGCGATCGCCTGGACGCTGCGGAACCCGGCGGTGACCTCGCCGATCCTCGGGGTCCGGACGCTGGGTCAGCTCGAGGACAACCTGGGCGCCCTGGACGTCGAGTTCGGCGAGCAGGACGTCGCGGAACTCGAGGAGGCGAGCCGGATCGAGCTGGGCTTCCCGCACGACTTCCTGAACCAGCCGCTGACCCAGAGCGTCACCCGCGGCGACGTCCGGCTCGAACGGGTGCCGGTCCCGCGTTGA
- a CDS encoding MerR family transcriptional regulator produces the protein MGARTSPAEGPEELTVDQLAAKVGMTVRNVRAYAGRGLIPPPRLVGRTGYYGADHVARLTLVRELLGKGYTLAAVERMLTELPDGALALGVFETLVTPWTPAEPEVIDEHQLAERAGIPHDPATIEKLIELGICERLDDGKLRIPNPDLLRTGLEVIKLGVPLDAIFEMLPKLFHQADEVAKIYVELFRGTVWRRFADAGLPADGWPEVQRTLENIIPLAGQALVAAFREAMGREIEIAAYEELGLPPDELPSTG, from the coding sequence GTGGGAGCACGGACATCGCCCGCCGAGGGCCCCGAGGAACTGACCGTCGACCAGCTCGCCGCCAAGGTGGGCATGACGGTGCGCAACGTGCGCGCGTACGCCGGGCGTGGGCTGATCCCGCCGCCCCGGCTGGTCGGCCGGACCGGGTACTACGGCGCCGACCACGTCGCCCGGCTCACGTTGGTCCGCGAGCTGCTCGGCAAGGGGTACACGCTGGCCGCGGTCGAGCGGATGCTGACCGAGCTCCCCGACGGCGCGCTCGCGCTGGGCGTGTTCGAGACCCTGGTGACCCCGTGGACCCCGGCCGAGCCCGAGGTGATCGACGAGCACCAGCTGGCCGAGCGGGCCGGGATCCCGCACGACCCGGCGACGATCGAGAAGCTGATCGAGCTCGGGATCTGCGAACGCCTCGACGACGGCAAGCTGCGGATCCCGAACCCGGACCTGCTCCGGACCGGACTCGAGGTGATCAAGCTCGGTGTCCCGCTGGACGCGATCTTCGAGATGCTGCCGAAGCTGTTCCACCAGGCCGACGAGGTCGCGAAGATCTACGTGGAGCTGTTCCGCGGCACGGTCTGGCGCCGGTTCGCCGACGCGGGGCTGCCGGCCGACGGCTGGCCCGAGGTCCAGCGCACCCTGGAGAACATCATCCCGCTGGCCGGCCAGGCCCTGGTCGCCGCGTTCCGGGAGGCGATGGGCCGCGAGATCGAGATCGCCGCCTACGAGGAACTCGGCCTGCCGCCGGACGAACTCCCCTCCACCGGCTGA
- a CDS encoding helix-turn-helix transcriptional regulator, translating into MDVAHELAVFLRTRRERLTPAEVDLPDRGRTRRTPGLRREEVAELAGVSVDYVIRLEQARGLRPSAEVLGALSRALRLTDDEHAYVFDLTRQWSSVRRAAGGDADSLAALVRAMSPLPAMLVNHRFDICAWNPEMAALMLDFAGVPAEKRNTMWLCTMEPAFGDFYVDREQVIREGIADLRAAWAAHADDSELADLVRALTAESTEFAAWWERHDVMVKGNGLKRVNHPVVGPVTIEYDVLTPLGDTFQRLIVYRAADAASQRALDQLIPDRTLRAI; encoded by the coding sequence ATGGACGTCGCGCACGAGCTGGCCGTCTTCCTGCGGACCCGCCGGGAGCGGCTGACGCCTGCCGAGGTGGACCTGCCGGACCGCGGCCGGACCAGGCGGACGCCGGGGTTGCGGCGCGAGGAGGTCGCGGAGCTGGCCGGCGTCTCGGTCGACTACGTGATCCGGCTCGAGCAGGCTCGGGGGTTGCGGCCTTCGGCGGAGGTGCTGGGCGCGTTGTCCCGGGCCTTGCGGCTCACCGACGACGAGCACGCGTACGTCTTCGACCTGACCCGGCAGTGGTCCTCGGTCCGCCGGGCCGCGGGTGGTGACGCGGATTCGCTGGCCGCGCTGGTCCGGGCGATGTCGCCGTTGCCCGCGATGCTGGTGAACCACCGGTTCGACATCTGCGCGTGGAATCCGGAGATGGCCGCGCTGATGCTCGACTTCGCCGGCGTGCCCGCGGAGAAGCGGAACACGATGTGGCTGTGCACGATGGAGCCCGCCTTCGGCGACTTCTACGTGGACCGCGAACAGGTGATCCGGGAGGGCATCGCGGATCTGCGCGCCGCCTGGGCCGCGCACGCGGACGACTCGGAGCTCGCGGACCTGGTCCGGGCGCTGACGGCGGAGAGCACCGAGTTCGCCGCCTGGTGGGAGCGGCACGACGTGATGGTGAAGGGCAACGGGCTGAAGCGGGTGAACCACCCGGTCGTCGGTCCGGTGACGATCGAGTACGACGTGCTCACGCCGCTCGGTGACACCTTCCAGCGGCTGATCGTCTACCGCGCCGCCGACGCCGCGTCCCAGCGCGCCCTCGACCAGCTGATCCCGGACCGGACGCTGCGCGCGATCTGA
- a CDS encoding TetR/AcrR family transcriptional regulator has translation MTSTTDDAVPVKRRRDRAAREREILDAAERIFGERGYQGTSMDEVAAVVGVSKPLIYQYYGSKDGLFLACLSRLRAQLLEAVSDAVLAAPDAEEAMYAGFVAWFAFLDEHPRAWSVIVDEGMLSAGPAAQAADEVRADFVELIATMVRLNLPPGRATDEEEIQIVAQTISGATERLAIWRTRNDNSPTPEKVARTLQDLLWQGLRALRES, from the coding sequence GTGACCTCGACCACGGACGACGCAGTACCGGTGAAGCGCCGGCGGGACCGGGCGGCGCGGGAGCGGGAGATCCTGGACGCGGCCGAGCGGATCTTCGGCGAGCGGGGTTACCAGGGCACCTCGATGGACGAGGTCGCCGCCGTCGTCGGGGTCTCGAAGCCGCTGATCTACCAGTACTACGGGTCGAAGGACGGGCTGTTCCTCGCCTGCCTGAGCCGGCTCCGCGCCCAGCTCCTCGAGGCTGTCTCGGACGCGGTACTCGCGGCCCCCGATGCGGAGGAGGCGATGTACGCGGGCTTCGTCGCGTGGTTCGCGTTCCTCGACGAGCACCCGCGAGCGTGGTCGGTGATCGTCGACGAGGGCATGCTGTCCGCCGGTCCCGCGGCCCAGGCCGCCGACGAGGTCCGCGCCGACTTCGTCGAGCTGATCGCGACCATGGTCCGCCTCAACCTCCCGCCCGGCCGCGCGACCGACGAGGAGGAGATCCAGATCGTCGCGCAGACCATCTCGGGCGCCACCGAGCGACTGGCGATCTGGCGCACCCGGAACGACAACTCCCCCACCCCGGAGAAGGTCGCCCGCACCCTGCAAGACCTGCTCTGGCAGGGATTGCGCGCCCTCCGCGAGAGCTGA
- a CDS encoding ABC transporter permease has protein sequence MNFDYLLFDIRRTLRNRRVLIFAVLMPVVLFLIFGATLQGGDTEAGISAIAYVMVSMAMFGSMNAALSSGGVIAAERDGGWNRTLRLTPLKPQAYVATKVILSLLLAIPPLLVVFVAGMVIGHVHLSAGQWLSVGLVSWLGALPFAGLGLVIGYVAKPDSVQPITGLTTMLIAAFGGLWLPVEQMPAVMRDIARLTPAYWTGLSSRSALSESGLDVKALLVVLGWTLVLGFIGLRRFRADTARA, from the coding sequence ATGAACTTCGACTACCTGCTCTTCGACATCCGCCGCACCCTGCGGAACCGGCGCGTGCTGATCTTCGCGGTGCTGATGCCGGTCGTCCTCTTCCTGATCTTCGGTGCGACACTGCAGGGCGGCGACACCGAGGCGGGCATCTCCGCGATCGCGTACGTGATGGTCAGCATGGCCATGTTCGGCTCGATGAACGCCGCGCTCAGCAGCGGCGGGGTGATCGCGGCCGAGCGGGACGGCGGCTGGAACCGGACGCTCCGGCTGACCCCGCTCAAGCCGCAGGCGTACGTCGCGACCAAGGTGATCCTGTCGCTGTTGCTGGCGATTCCGCCGCTGCTCGTCGTCTTCGTCGCCGGCATGGTGATCGGGCACGTCCACCTGAGCGCAGGTCAGTGGTTGTCGGTCGGGCTGGTGTCCTGGCTGGGTGCGCTGCCGTTCGCCGGTCTCGGCCTGGTGATCGGGTATGTCGCCAAGCCGGACAGCGTGCAGCCGATCACCGGACTGACCACGATGCTGATCGCGGCGTTCGGCGGACTGTGGCTGCCGGTCGAGCAGATGCCGGCCGTGATGCGCGACATCGCCCGTCTGACCCCGGCGTACTGGACCGGGCTGAGCTCGCGCAGTGCGCTGTCCGAGAGCGGCCTGGACGTGAAGGCGCTGCTCGTGGTGCTCGGCTGGACGCTCGTGCTCGGGTTCATCGGGCTGCGGAGGTTCCGTGCGGACACCGCGCGGGCGTGA
- a CDS encoding flavin-containing monooxygenase has product MTAERQHHRIVVIGTGFAGIGMAVRLKQAGYHDFVVLERADDVGGTWRDNTYPGCRCDVPSHLYSFSFAPNPEWSSTFSPQPEIEAYLRQVTDSFGVRPHIRFGHAVESAAWEDGRWLVRTSAGVFSADVLLSGMGPLAEPSYPKLPGIEAFEGKVFHSAEWDHELDLSGRKVAVIGTGASAIQFVPAIQPEVEELHLFQRTPPWVMPRPDRRISAAEKAIYRRFPLVQKAVRAGIYWGRESMVLGFAKLPGIMKQAQKVAEKHLAHQIRDPELRARLTPDFTLGCKRVLISDDYYPAVAQPNVEVVTDGIAEVTPTGIVTEDGVKHEVDTIIYGTGFRVTDLPVMDLLHGRDGLTLREAWSGGMEAHLGTAVAGFPNFFLLIGPNTGLGHSSMVFMIESQIAYILDALQKMDAAGITEVEVRPEVQRAFVDNVRSSMRNTVWTRGGCTSWYLDAEGRNTTLWPSFTFRFRQLTRHFNPTEYVTR; this is encoded by the coding sequence ATGACGGCCGAGCGACAGCATCACCGGATCGTGGTGATCGGCACCGGGTTCGCCGGGATCGGGATGGCGGTGCGGCTGAAGCAGGCCGGGTACCACGACTTCGTCGTCCTCGAACGCGCGGACGACGTCGGCGGGACGTGGCGCGACAACACGTACCCGGGGTGCCGTTGTGACGTGCCGTCGCACCTGTACTCGTTCTCGTTCGCGCCGAATCCGGAGTGGTCGAGCACGTTCTCCCCGCAGCCCGAGATCGAGGCGTACCTGCGGCAGGTGACCGACTCGTTCGGGGTCCGGCCGCACATCCGCTTCGGTCACGCGGTCGAGTCGGCCGCGTGGGAGGACGGGCGCTGGCTGGTCCGGACGAGTGCGGGCGTGTTCTCGGCCGACGTGCTGTTGTCCGGGATGGGCCCGCTCGCCGAGCCGTCGTACCCGAAGCTGCCGGGGATCGAGGCGTTCGAGGGCAAGGTGTTCCACTCGGCGGAGTGGGACCACGAGCTCGACCTGAGCGGGCGCAAGGTGGCCGTGATCGGGACCGGCGCGTCGGCGATCCAGTTCGTGCCGGCGATCCAGCCCGAGGTCGAGGAACTGCACCTGTTCCAGCGGACGCCGCCGTGGGTGATGCCGCGGCCGGACCGCAGGATCAGCGCGGCCGAGAAGGCGATCTACCGGCGCTTTCCCCTGGTACAGAAGGCGGTCCGGGCCGGGATCTACTGGGGCCGCGAGTCGATGGTGCTCGGGTTCGCCAAGCTGCCCGGGATCATGAAGCAGGCGCAGAAGGTCGCCGAGAAACACCTCGCGCACCAGATCCGCGATCCCGAACTCCGGGCCCGGCTGACGCCCGACTTCACCCTCGGCTGCAAGCGCGTGCTGATCTCCGACGACTACTACCCGGCCGTCGCCCAGCCGAACGTCGAGGTGGTGACCGACGGCATCGCCGAGGTGACGCCGACCGGGATCGTCACCGAGGACGGCGTGAAGCACGAGGTCGACACGATCATCTACGGCACCGGATTCCGGGTCACCGACCTGCCGGTGATGGACCTGCTGCACGGCCGCGACGGCCTGACGCTGCGGGAGGCGTGGTCGGGCGGGATGGAGGCGCACCTCGGTACCGCGGTGGCCGGCTTCCCGAACTTCTTCCTGCTGATCGGTCCGAACACCGGCCTCGGCCACAGCTCGATGGTGTTCATGATCGAGTCCCAGATCGCCTACATCCTCGACGCCCTGCAGAAGATGGACGCGGCCGGCATCACCGAGGTGGAGGTCCGCCCAGAGGTCCAGCGAGCCTTCGTGGACAACGTCCGGAGCTCCATGCGCAACACGGTCTGGACCCGAGGCGGCTGCACCAGCTGGTACCTCGACGCCGAAGGCCGCAACACGACCCTCTGGCCCTCCTTCACCTTCCGCTTCCGCCAACTCACCCGCCACTTCAACCCCACGGAGTACGTGACCCGGTGA
- a CDS encoding SDR family NAD(P)-dependent oxidoreductase: MTGRAGFVRRPLPWELTGKRVLITGAAGAFGTATAEALRLRGATVVGIDLQKSDDVIECDLTRPDRIPAAVGEAIDRLGGLDLLINNAGIGVPALAGDAPDSVARKVVEVNLFAGWGVTAAALTAVRASRGRVIFVSSALAYVTLPLAASYLVSKRAIDTYADALRIENGRHLDVSVIYPGFVRTPIHDASLARGVDLGMFVPAETVEQVVGTIVKVAESAKPPRNRASTRGTGVAVALARHLPALTDRVIRLRTNQQRRRGGLGELTDELGKL, translated from the coding sequence GTGACCGGCCGGGCAGGCTTTGTCCGTCGTCCCTTGCCGTGGGAGCTCACCGGCAAACGCGTCCTGATCACGGGGGCCGCGGGCGCGTTCGGTACGGCGACGGCCGAGGCCCTGCGGCTCCGCGGCGCGACCGTCGTCGGGATCGACCTGCAGAAGAGCGATGACGTGATCGAGTGCGACCTGACCCGGCCGGACCGGATCCCGGCCGCGGTCGGTGAGGCGATCGACCGGCTCGGCGGACTGGACCTGCTGATCAACAACGCGGGCATCGGCGTACCGGCCCTGGCCGGGGACGCGCCGGATTCGGTCGCCCGCAAGGTGGTCGAGGTGAACCTGTTCGCCGGTTGGGGTGTGACCGCGGCCGCGTTGACCGCAGTGCGCGCGTCCCGGGGCCGGGTGATCTTCGTGTCCTCGGCCCTCGCCTACGTGACGCTGCCGCTCGCCGCGTCGTACCTGGTCTCCAAGCGCGCGATCGACACGTACGCCGACGCGCTGCGGATCGAGAACGGCCGGCACCTCGACGTGAGCGTGATCTACCCCGGGTTCGTCCGGACGCCGATCCACGACGCGTCGCTGGCCCGCGGGGTCGACCTCGGGATGTTCGTGCCCGCCGAGACGGTGGAGCAAGTCGTTGGCACAATCGTGAAGGTGGCCGAATCCGCGAAACCACCGCGCAACCGGGCCTCGACCCGCGGCACCGGGGTCGCGGTCGCGCTGGCCCGGCACCTGCCGGCGCTGACCGACCGCGTGATCCGGTTGCGGACGAACCAGCAGCGGCGCCGAGGCGGACTGGGCGAACTCACCGACGAACTGGGGAAGCTATGA